The genomic segment AGCATCACCTGAAGACATCATAGCGCCTCCGTCCTTCATCAAGTCCCCAGCTGCACCCGTTTCACCTCCTGACACCACCATGTTTTCCACAGAGCTGCTAAACTCTGTGTGACTAGATTTCATCATCATGCCTCCTTCCACCACACTTCCTCTGACAGCCATTTCTGCAGCTTCTGCTGATGACATCATGGCTGCTTCTGATGGAGAAAGATCAGACAGTCACTATCCATCCATAACCTCATACTGTGAATATACTCAGGCAGTCAGTCAACCTAAAATATTTAACAAAGATTGTTCATTCTATGGACAGTCTTGATTATTACTGCATAACCTTTTACATTGCACTTGGCTGAAAGGATAATTCTTGCTTTCAATCTGATATTGACTTGGAACAGTCTACAAACGAAATGGAAATCATAGGAGAAAccatgacatgttttataattcTTGGCCAAATCACCTTGAATCAATGCTTCTGTTAATGTTTTATTCTAAAGAAGGATGATTTTGCTTAAGATTTGGAATACATTACAGTTATCCTTATGTCTCCCAATGATGTAGCATTTATTGTCAATAATTTGCTGTCATTCCTGCCATTGCTATTCCAATTGAACCAAACCAAGTATTCCAATCAGGCCTGGTTTTTAGACTATTCTCAGGTCAATGAACCATTTCATTAAATTTAATTTCATGAAAAAGAAATCATGCTTTAGTTTGGTTTCTGGGAAaccaacacaataacacaaccTCAGAAAGAAAAacgcacagtacagtacagtacagtgcatcaTGGGAGGGTCTCCACCAGGCATTGCACCTTTAGATGACATTACAGCTGCAGCAGCCCCACCTGATGGCATTATGGCTGATCCatcagaggaggaagaagaggaggaaaactTTGTAATGCTGGTTACCATACCTGCTGCCATCTTAGCTCCTGTGGTTGATATGGTTGCAGCCCCTCTTGATGTCGGCATAGATGCACCTGCTGCATCAGTGGCACCTGCTGTATCACCAGAGCTGCTTATGATGGTGACCGTCTTACTGGTTTTGATGACTGTGGATCCTCCCTCTGGTGTTGACATCATTGCAGCTCCTCTGGCACCACTTGATGACATCATGGCTGCCGCACTAGAGCTAGTGGATGAGGTGGAGATTTTTCTGGGTTTCATAATCAGTGAGGCCCCTTCTCTTCCCCCTGAAGCCATCATGGTGACTTCACCTCTTGGCAGTGAGACCATGCCAGCTCCAACAACGGCAGCCCCCTCTAGCAGCTGCTTGTAGGTGTTGATCTCCATCTCAAGACGGCTTTTGATGTCGAGCAACCTCTGGTACTCCTGGCCCTGTTGTGCGACACCCTGGTGGACTGAGGACAGCTCTCCCTCCAGTCCAGCCACCAGGCCACTCATGCCTAGAAGGCGTTGCTGGTACTGGGCCTCCACTTCTGCAAGCCTGTCCTTTAGGTTCTCATTCTGGAGAAAGAcaacaggagggagaggataCAGAGAGTGAGCGAATAAAAATCTATATTGTTTAATTCATGTGTGAgtgcattcttgtgtgtgtgcgtgtatgtttgCATTCCATATAAGTGCATATGTTTGTGGTGCAGCTCACCCCCATGAGGAGAGCTTCCAGCTCCATCTGTAGAACAAGCGAGTGTTTGCGTCCATCTGTCACTTCATGTGTCTCACTGACTTCTGTCTCAGCTAGCTGGGCTGACTCTACCTGCTTCATCTCCACCtgagatacacagacacatatgcacacaaacacatactctGTTATACTGTCATAGTTAACACTGGTTCATTATATTTGTGATTTTAAACTGACCTGTCTGATGTACCAGCCCTCGGCCTGGCGTCTGTTGTGTTCCACAACAGCCTCATATTCTGCTCTGATGTCAGCCAGAACCTGGGACAGATTGGCGCTCTCAGCTGCCTGCACATTCACGTTGATGTGACCCGTCAGATTTCCACGTACAGATAATAGCTCCTGTTGAAGGAGTGGGGATTGAAGGGAGACGGGATGGAAGAAAAGTGGTGGAAAAACAGGTCGACATGTATCAATTTGTAATGATGATACCTTGAAACAAGTCAAAGGATAACAAACAGGTGCCATAAAGGACAAGCAACAGAACAAAGATAAAGACATTAATATGGGGCATATGCATACAAATATAGAAATAGACTAAACAAATGCTAATAATGTGATGATTAACAAAAAATAGGAGACCAAAGCAGTATTGAGGATATAGATGAAGTGCTTGCTGcaacaaaatgagagaaaacagcAAGTGATAGAAAGGACACTTCTGTGTATCCATGTGTGAAAGAGGACATCTAAACATGGAGAGGGTTTGTAGTTTGGCACCTGTTGGTGATTTTTCTTCAGGGCCATGTACTCCTCTGTCAGAGATTGCAGGTCCTGCATCATCGCCTGGTTGGCCAGGTCATAGTCTCGTTGCAAAGCCCGGAGTCCTGCGATGTCTCCCTCCACTGTCTGGCGCATTGATAGCTCCGTCTCCCACCTATCGCCAAACGCACAGCGCTTATTTACAGTCTAGAATTCtaacaagttgttttttttctgttgaataatttggtttaatgaaaacataatttagGTTACTTGTTTTTAAAGGGAGGACGTGACAGAATAAGGTGAACAAAGAGAAGTGATCAAACAAGTGTTCATATTTCAGCTTGATAGCTTTTTCGCATGGCTTATACACCGAGTTGCTTGAAAACAGCTGGTGATGGTAGCCTAAATATTTCAGATTTAGGTTAACAATAAGCTGCTTAGCCTAGAAGTTTCACCAAACATACCTAACTCGGAAGTCGTCCGCTGCCAGTTTGGCATTGTCAATCTCCAAAGAAATGCGTGCGTGCTGAAGAATAACAGCCAGTAGctgtggagagaaaaagacCGGCTTATTCAGTGTTTAGtgttttgtgtgattttttttgtgtctgttgGGGAAGGTTTGGGAAAAAGGCAGCAGGGCTGAGACATTGCCTGGTCACAGTAGTCTGGTGCTGCCATACTTTTACGCATGGAGAGGCAATGGTTAGGGCAGCTACTTCAGAGTAAATCTTGAATGGTTGTTggagagaaatgtttttatttggttAGGAAGTATAAGTAGTATTTAGCCGTACCTGTTCCCTGAGCGGTTTGATCTGTGCGTCAAACTTGGTCAAGTCGTTTGGAACGACCTTGTTGAAAGTGATGCTTCTCAACTTCTCCTCCAGCTCACGGTTGGTGGCCTCCAGCATCCGCACCTGCTCCATGTAGGCAGCGAGACGGTCGTTCAAGAATCGCATGTGCATTTTCTCATTTCCCACAACGTCGCCGCCCATCCCGGCGCTCCCACCGGCACCAGCTCCCGTCCTGAGCGCACTGCCTCCGCTGCGGGATCCCCCGAACCCAAACTGTGCACCGGCACCCACCCCGCCTCCAAATCCCATTCCGCTACCGCGGGAGCTCATGTGGATGGACGTGACACCGaacccacctcctccacccgcCACCCCGAAGCCTTTCCCGAACCCGATCGAGCCCAAACCCCCAACCCCCAGTCcactggaggaggaggccgcTCTGCGGCTCCCCAGCCCGGAGAAGGAGCTGGCTGAGAAACGCTGTGTACCGATCAGAGTCATAACTACTATCACAACTGCCTGGCTAACTGAGAGGAAAAACTTTTCTTATTTCTGTAGCCACTGCTGTTGTTAACAGACCGGTGTTGCGTCTATCCAGTTCAGTGGTGCGCGATGAGCTGGGAATATATAGAGAATTCGCTTGGTTTCCACGCCTTCGTCGAGATTTATTAAcaccccctgcacacacacacacacacacacacacacacatacatacatacacacacacttcgcacgcacgcgcgcgcgcatatgtgtacaaacacacacgcacactccctCGGGCATTTGTTCCAGGACTTTTTGACAGAGACAGTAAAGTAGGCTACCCAAGGGAAGGGCTCAGTAAACCATAAATTCTTTAACATTATACCACAGTCAGGGGAACACTAAATAGAAAATGACTGTAAAGGCTAGCTGTAAACGTAATTGATTAGGGTACTACTTGGCACCAGAGACAGCTCAGACTAGGACTGACACCGTGCCAACTTCTGCGCACAAGGTGCTATAGCCctcagataagataagataagataagataagataagataagataagataagataagataagataagataagataagataagataagataagataagataagataagataagatgtgTGACTGGTAgtatcctcttcctctcttcttggAATCAGTTTTCCAATCTgattggaaaagagagggagaggatacTACCTGTCACATATCCATCTCAGCCAGTCATTGGATCTGAgtcttaacattttatttttcttcaagcaagtgtgaaattCTGCCATCGGAGTGAGATAGCCTAATTTCACTTTCCAAAGCAAGTCTACTTGTTTCAATTTTCTTCTGTGATGTAGGACCTATCTATCCTTTTCTTAATattagtggagtgatctgccttattctgccctgtttcaagatattggcactagaaaattcctgaaacaagtgtaaacaagtgaaatgatctcaccctgCTGGcggttttttatttgttttaacaaaaataagatttcaagACTGACTATGAGACTGGATGATAGTTTTTGCAATGcaattctttctttttatcattttgaaGAGTGTGATCGAAATCCACCCAAGTGGACCCCCTCCCCCAAGCAATGAAGGTGTAGCTTTATGAGGGTGAAGATGGGACTGAGAGATGAGGGGGGTTGAGCCTGTTTAAGTTCGAGGAGTTCAGAATGTTCTCTTTTTGCTCTCACCTGTCGCCCAAGggaacacacagaaatacaggtCTTATCAAAACTGGATAGGGAGGAGAAAGGGGCAAGGATGCATGGGAAAACTTAACAGTGTTGGTAATAAAAGGAGCTTTGTCATGTAACATTTCAACTGATACTGGGAAAATTGGAAACATGCCAAGCCTTTTTTTCCCTTCGTTTTCATCTCGTCATTTCGTCTTTTTTTATGGTGTCAAGAAAATGGCAATCTCAGCAATATTTCAGTCTGTAGGCCTGACTCAACCCTCCAGCCCCACCTGTATTAATCACATAATCTATCATTGTATATCTTTATATCTGTATCCTGATCACTGCAGTTCCATCATACTCAGGTCCATACAGGAACGTTATGCAACAAGCTAAATTCCAATATGACAACCTTCAGTGTCATGATGGATGTGCCTATATAAAAGTGTATATGTCACTAAAATTCATAAGCAATGGTTGGTATCTCACTGCAGAAATTATGAAATGTTCCCAAGAGAAACAGGTCAggtgggtggaggaggaaaCCAGCAGAAACAGGACAatagtgagagggagggaggcagaggcagGGAGCGAGAATAAGATAGatcgaaagagagagagacagctcaATCAGCCAAGTTTAATCCGGTCTGTCATTTCACACATGAAAGCTGGTTTGAAACACACCTATTTTATTCTGCCTACTGTACCATGAAGGCCACAACCCAGTTATCTCTTAATTTTAGCATGGCGTGATAGTTTGTTTACAGTTGCTTACTCTTGTCATCCTCTTCAGTGTACAAAAGTTGCTTAATTGGCATCTAATGCTCATATACCCACTGCCCACACAGCCTTATGAAACCACACATTTTCACTGCGATATCATAGTGAAATAAGATTTTACCACATAAATAACCATTCATGCTGTAGTGATCCTTCTCTGACAATCACAGATATATTTACAGGTCTTTGACTCGCtcctaaaaacatttttactcTCCTCTATTCACAGAACACTTCTTTATATGGGTATGGCtatctttcattttgaaaaacaaatgtgcTTTGATCCATCTACTGACAGTTGTTTGTAGAATTAAACTTGAAAACTGTACAAAAGAAAAGTCCTGCCAGTCACTCTGACATGAGAAGGCATTTACaggtttgttttctctgttgtttggCTTAAGGTATAAAACAGATACCGTGGTGTTCGACAAAGACTTCAGTCCAACATTGTCATGTGAAGAACCAGTGGCTTTTGGAACAAATTCTCCTTATTCTTTGTGAAAGTCAATGTCAATAAACACAACTTATTACGCAACGTTTCCTTTTCTTCTTACAGAAAAAAACCCAGTGATTTTCAGTCTACATTTCAAACAATGAAATTATAAGTAATAAGACCTTATTACAATTATGAGTAACCGCTCATTGTGCAATTAAATTAACATTTTCCAAAACGTTCCACGGTGTCCTCTGGATGTGACGTGTCTCAGGGCTCGTTTTAGGGAAGAAGGTTGTGTTGTACCATTTTCATGCACATGAAGGGGAGTACAAATAACTCTTTGAGTATTAAGTATTTCTAGTAAAATTCAAGGGCAAGAGAggtaacctgtgtgtgtgtgtgtgtgtgtacacacctGCGCACATGCATATGCTCATATGTGTGCATATGAATAACTGCatgttttttatgtttgaaTATAGCTTTCACTATAACAACTTGGTGATTTTAGTGTTATCTTACATCATTCTGTCATGAGGTCTTATGTGATGGTACGTTTTCCTCACTTGGACACAGCAGCCTTCTTAGTAATGCTTGCTctcctgcttcctcctcctcctcctcctccgtacCAAAGGTGGCTAGGGATGGTGAAGGCATCCACACTCATGCCCATGGTTTTAGAGGGGATAGCGCTGAACTGCTTCCTGTCCGAACTGTATTTGTAGATGGACTCCACCTGGACGGAGCTTATTGTCCGCGGGCCCATGCCAGCCAATCGTGCGAGCTCCTGGGTGTCGGGGTTCATGGTGTACACGCCCCGGAACTGGCAGCTGGCATCACGGAACAGGATGAGGAAGTGGTTGGCAGgactcttctccatctcctgaGGGTGGAAGAAGGTAGGGAAGGAGAgtaagagaaaggagagggagttGTTCATCTTGACCGAGCATTTTAGTCTGCATCTGCTTGTATGTGAGCCACGGTGTGCATCTAATTGTACGATAATCAAATGTGAACAAGTAACCTagcacagtgcttaaaaaagcACAAAGTATAACAACAGGATTTGATCGACCAGTGTCGTGAATTTTACCAAAAAGGTATCAAAGAACTGAATCCTCTACCTCAACTATCTTGTTCTTTTGTGTCTCGTTGACCTTGCCAGCCAGAcagcagcgagagagagcatTGTGAATGATGAATTTGTTGGACTTGAAGCTTGGCTCCTTGAAGAGTTTTGGACCTGCAaatgcgaacacacacacacacacacacatactactatttacacaaatgcatgtatgcaaacaaatagaaacactTTGACGTTAAATACTGGTAGTCAAGAACTGAGAGATATGCTGTGTAGTACCAGTGTATTCTGGGACAGGCGAGGTGCCGTTGGAACCAGTCTCCCAGTCCTTATCTCCATTCTGATTGGTCAGTCTGCTCGGTGACATACATCGCAAAGGTGAAGCAGGATGGCTGTTGGAGAGACGTCAAACAATGAGTAGGGCCCACTCAGTCTTACCTGTATTGTTCGGATCCCTTGTACTATCCAGAACTTACTGATGCGTTTTAATGACTCGTGTAATATCAATGTGAACTGCCCTGTTCACATACTTGAACCCTGGAAGCAATTCAGCCATTCACAGGAGGTGTTCAAGTTCTAAATACACCTAACCTGGTTGAGCCCAGAgtcaaagaaggagagagagagagagagagagagagagagagagagagagagagagagattttcagCCCTGAGGAGGAACCTGACAGGTCTCCAATTAATTAGTTTTTTCGTTGAGCTGGAAGCATATTTGTACCCTGGCTGCTAGTCAAGCATATATGAATACATGAGTGAGCTGGAGCAaagacaaggagggagagacagaaaaagtgtgtgcatgtgcatctacagtatgtgacagcacattttgttttgtgattgattgttgattagttagatttaggtaggtttgttctttgtaaagtcctttgagacatgcttttgtgatgaagggctataaaaataaacttgacttgacttggcttAACACAACTTAAAGGCAGAGGTcggaagaaaaaaatgtatgaatgagagGAAAGAGGCAAAGAAATGAccaagggagaaagaggagcgTACCTGGGGGGTTTCTTAGTGGGGTTGCTGCCACTGTTTCCTGGTTCATCAGCCATGGCTGCCAGGttgagggaggagtgagagtAGACCTTAGTCAACTTAGAGCCttgagaaacagagacagaggaaggagagagagagagagagagagagagagagagagagaagaaacaaagGAAGACAACTGTGAGaagaacaaaagaagaaaagtcaACCTGTAGAAACTTTTAGTCTATAGTGTTGCCAGTTGAACCATCAACCAATACTCTACTTGACACAGTGAATATTGTGAACTGGTCAAtaattctctgtttctctttctacATTACCTGCAGTTCCCTTGGCTGGGCTCTGGGACAGCTGTGACTCCTCCCTGGTCATGCTGCGGGGCCGCGAGCGAGTCTTCTTGACGGCAGCTCGTCCTGGATTGGCTGGTTtctgccgcagcactttgtccaGGTCAGCCATGATCCTGAGCTGGTGCCGCCGCGCGTACTCCTCTCGTGTGAAATCTCCACGGCGAGCGGGCGTAgcaggaggggtgggggagggggaggtggtgCCAGCAGGAGGCGTGTGAGAGGGAGAGCCCCTTCTGTCTTCTAAGGAGGCTGGTCTGAGGATGGGAGACGTTAAGGTTGCTTTGACATGGGCTCAGTTTAGCTTTTAATGTTTGAGCTGACAAATGTACACATTCAAACACTGAAAAGTTTGATTCAAgctttatgtatgtgtgtgtatgcaggtgcatgcatgcatgtatgtgagtgttACCTGTTTTCCCTGTCTTGCTCATgccactgtttcctcctcctcagctcctcgcTTCTCTTCTGCTGTCTCTCCAACAACAATGCTCTACGCTGGGCCATCTCCTCTTCACTATGTACCTCaccctacaaacacacacacacacacacacacatcataattGTATTGTACAGACATTACTGTCACAAGGTATATGTACATGCAAAACAAGCTCCTGTTTCCCTTCTACTCACCTTAAAGAATAATCCTATTCCTCCTCTTGTCCCCAGctcactctgctctccactCGGTTCCAAagcttctgtctgtcttgtctgttcCTCTCTGGATTCTGTTTGCTGTTCTGACGACTCCATGGCTTCTGCTGCCAGATCCAGCTGCTCTGTGGGATCCGCAGGTTCTCCAGCCAGTTCTCTAGCGGGTTCCACGGCAGATTCTGTTTGGTCACTCATAGAATCCGAGGAAAACTCATGCCCCTCATCTGTTGGTTCATCACTGGCCCCCTCTGGCCCTCCCATGGATGACAGTGACACCTCAATCAGGCTGCAACGCTTCTCTGcaactcctcctctccctccttcccctgctGCACTGTACGCTGCTGAAAGTGACAGAGTCTCGCTCTCAAATGAGCACTCCGAAGGAGCGCCTGAGCTGCTGCCGTCGGCAGCACCAGGACGCTCTCTTCTGAGCTGGGGCAAGGCTGCCAGGCTTCCCCCTACCTCCCCatcctcctgctccagctccaggcTGAACTGGGTGGGAGTCTCGCTAGATCCTGTTTCTGAGGCGCTCTCCTCAGGCTGTGGCTGCTGGGCAGGCTGGGGAGACTCCTGGGGAGTCCGCGGCCCGCCAATGCGGAAGGAAGAGGTGGTCTGCACTTGACACTTGCTGGGCGACACGCGGCGCAGGTGGGGGAGGGTGTCCACATTCTGGGGTGGCGTTAAGACACGGGTGAGCGGGGGGAACTTGAGCTCGGAGGGCCGTGGATGAGGCTGGTGAGGGGGGCGTGGGTGGTGTTTGGGGCTGcggggagtggaggaggagaggatctTAGTGCGGGGGGCGGGGCAGGAGGAAGAAATGACGTTTTTGGgggaagtggaggaggtgtGCATGAGAGAACGCCGTGAGGGGGAGGTGGCAGAGGAGGCGGCAGCAGGAATGACCCAAGCTTTAGTGGTGCTCCTGGTAGAAGCCTTAGTCGGGGTCCGTGGCGGTGTTTTGGTGGGGGTGCGGGGAGGGGTTTTGGGTGGTGTTCTGGGGTTGCTTTTAGGTGTTGATTTTGCCGTGGTTTTGGGTGTATTTTTGGGTGGAGTTCTCTGTTTGCCCATgagttgctgttgctgttcagTCAGTTTCTGCATGTCCTTCTGCAGTGACTGCAGAGCTTCACTCAGTTTCTGCACCACTTCATTATACTCCATTAGGGCCtcacctcctttctctttctctccccctttctctttctctgtccctttcttaCTTTCAACAGAGAACGTGACCTGCTTCTCTAGTCGAGGTGGATGGTGGGCATTTCCTTCAGTtggcctctctttctccctctctccctctctttctttatccttcttttctgtctcctccttctcctcctcctgtttcagTTGCTCCTCCATGCGAGTGAGGCGCTCCTCCAGAGTTATATtatcctcctctgctccttcccctcctccctctccttgctctctcttcagCTGAAGGAAGGCGGTTTTTCCCAGCCTCTGTCTGTGCTTGGAGAAGATGGCTTCAATACGTCTTTTCTGGGCTTCAATGCTTTTGCGTTTTTCCTCCAGACGAGCGCCCAACTCCCAGGCCTCAGAGCCCGGCTCCGGGGCTCTGGGACCCGGGCTGTCCTGGCGGCCAGGCCCCCCTGCTGGGGTGGAGGGTGTATGCGGGGTTCCTGGGGTGGTTGGGGTCGGGGTCGGGGTACAGGCTGACTCCTCTCCTGGAGCAGGGGGCTGTCTTCTTCTGCTGTCTCGTCGCTCAGCAAAACTGGTCATGCGTGGACTGTTGCTGGTGCTGTGGTTACCTTGGCGGCCATTACTGGGTCGGAGATTACCGGGAGTGTTTCTAGGAATATCGTCTGATGCTTCAGAGGAGTCGACACTGCCATCTCGTAGCACAGAGTCGTCGTCACGTGACATATCGGGGGTCCGCTTggatctctccctcttctctccccttccttgcCTCTCAGTGTCACCCAATTCTCCTCCAACAGGCCGGTAGAAGATTCCAGAGCGGCAGGGGGCGGAGCTACTGAGCTGGGCAGTATCAACCTCAGGAGAGTGCAGGAAGAAGCCAGCAGGGGCTCCCTCTGGACGCAACCTGGGCTCTGGCCTtcctcccacccctcctcttcctccccttccacctttctctgctgtctttccCTTCTTTCCATCTTTGCCTCCAGGAGTGTGGACGGCCTGCAGTGCCTCCTCGATGGTTGGCAGCTCTCCCAGTGGaggtgtgtgcgagtgtgtgtgaggtcccCAGGAAGAGCGCTGTGAGGGGGCAGAAGCGCTGACCAGGTGGCTGAGGTCTTCTGGGGGGCTGTACGGGACACAAACCATCCCTGATGATGTCATTGGTGATGTCATCGCAGGGATGCCAGTGGTCAGGCTGTCAGTGCTGACAGAGCGCAGGACAGAATCTATAGGGTTGCCCATGACAATGTCAACGTCACTGTCCAGCCCAAACGGTATGCTGAAAGTCACCGCTGAGAGAGGACGACTGGAGAGAGGTGGATGCACAGATTGATGGAAGGACAGATGGATGGGTTGTACAAGACAAGTCATGAAAAGGGAGGGATGATAGAGTAAGGAAGAAAAGCAAAGTGAGAAGATCAAAGAAACAATTCTGATAAAATGTGAAAGTAATTAAACATTTTCTAAACAAGCCATGTTAAACGTTTCAGTGTAGCTACCTTATTTGTTTCTTGGTCCAGGTTTTGCTTTCTGGAAAGGCAGATAAGAAAAAATTCAATAAGTCTATGTCAATTACAATCCAAGAAACATATTTCTAAACACTCCCTATTTCTTACCAGGTGACACTGGGGAGGAGATGGGCACAAAGGGCTGTTTGAAGATGAAGGAGGGAGAACCACTGGAACAGAACAAGCAAACataaaatgtaatgtttcagttgtgtgtgtgtgtgtgtgtgtgtgtgtgtgtgtgtgtgtgtgtgtggtagtggaGGGATGCTG from the Centroberyx gerrardi isolate f3 chromosome 3, fCenGer3.hap1.cur.20231027, whole genome shotgun sequence genome contains:
- the LOC139933632 gene encoding uncharacterized protein LOC139933632 yields the protein MSSRGSGMGFGGGVGAGAQFGFGGSRSGGSALRTGAGAGGSAGMGGDVVGNEKMHMRFLNDRLAAYMEQVRMLEATNRELEEKLRSITFNKVVPNDLTKFDAQIKPLREQLLAVILQHARISLEIDNAKLAADDFRVRWETELSMRQTVEGDIAGLRALQRDYDLANQAMMQDLQSLTEEYMALKKNHQQELLSVRGNLTGHINVNVQAAESANLSQVLADIRAEYEAVVEHNRRQAEGWYIRQVEMKQVESAQLAETEVSETHEVTDGRKHSLVLQMELEALLMGNENLKDRLAEVEAQYQQRLLGMSGLVAGLEGELSSVHQGVAQQGQEYQRLLDIKSRLEMEINTYKQLLEGAAVVGAGMVSLPRGEVTMMASGGREGASLIMKPRKISTSSTSSSAAAMMSSSGARGAAMMSTPEGGSTVIKTSKTVTIISSSGDTAGATDAAGASMPTSRGAATISTTGAKMAAEAAMMSSAEAAEMAVRGSVVEGGMMMKSSHTEFSSSVENMVVSGGETGAAGDLMKDGGAMMSSGDAMMSSEGVTMSGEAMVIDEVAVEMSSGGGSISVPSSSSEFSISSGAVLMSGEEVSSGGAMTSGGEIMSSGGVMMSSGDAAMSGGDMMVSGGEAGEASVSLQSSSSEFNSSSSGSDGTMRSGEGMMSLEGTMMSTGDAVIASGDMLSAGEESISEQSSSS
- the LOC139933548 gene encoding calmodulin-regulated spectrin-associated protein 3, producing the protein MVDASTMKKTFTVPEIKPLDQYDFNRAKICASVRWLLAKSYGSAENVPVELRDPLYKDQYEQEHLKPAVSKLLLSPELYCRAQALLAQAHGVSLPASQGSPANNSALLQLLIKKGFTPKDQDADVTEEDLSHIPIKTKAHLALIDALMSLAAKETVGRVKMAVEAEQMGAGAPWENALLFWVNRLNQKLRESTEEEEPPKSQTCTDLQPAQETCPSTRWYWKLVPHAIAFCLKESGNKPPVIRYRKDKVQSKLTPTFPLVYGVKDLSNGCAIAAALHYYCPSLLPLEDVCLKDTMSVADSLYNLQMITEFCENSLQSCCPLAVEDLLYAPPALHVNIMSFIAELLEWFEIQKPDFVQPMQPLDLTDASGLLDCTSPVSGNSNSGSPSFIFKQPFVPISSPVSPESKTWTKKQISRPLSAVTFSIPFGLDSDVDIVMGNPIDSVLRSVSTDSLTTGIPAMTSPMTSSGMVCVPYSPPEDLSHLVSASAPSQRSSWGPHTHSHTPPLGELPTIEEALQAVHTPGGKDGKKGKTAEKGGRGGRGGVGGRPEPRLRPEGAPAGFFLHSPEVDTAQLSSSAPCRSGIFYRPVGGELGDTERQGRGEKRERSKRTPDMSRDDDSVLRDGSVDSSEASDDIPRNTPGNLRPSNGRQGNHSTSNSPRMTSFAERRDSRRRQPPAPGEESACTPTPTPTTPGTPHTPSTPAGGPGRQDSPGPRAPEPGSEAWELGARLEEKRKSIEAQKRRIEAIFSKHRQRLGKTAFLQLKREQGEGGGEGAEEDNITLEERLTRMEEQLKQEEEKEETEKKDKEREGEREKERPTEGNAHHPPRLEKQVTFSVESKKGTEKEKGGEKEKGGEALMEYNEVVQKLSEALQSLQKDMQKLTEQQQQLMGKQRTPPKNTPKTTAKSTPKSNPRTPPKTPPRTPTKTPPRTPTKASTRSTTKAWVIPAAASSATSPSRRSLMHTSSTSPKNVISSSCPAPRTKILSSSTPRSPKHHPRPPHQPHPRPSELKFPPLTRVLTPPQNVDTLPHLRRVSPSKCQVQTTSSFRIGGPRTPQESPQPAQQPQPEESASETGSSETPTQFSLELEQEDGEVGGSLAALPQLRRERPGAADGSSSGAPSECSFESETLSLSAAYSAAGEGGRGGVAEKRCSLIEVSLSSMGGPEGASDEPTDEGHEFSSDSMSDQTESAVEPARELAGEPADPTEQLDLAAEAMESSEQQTESREEQTRQTEALEPSGEQSELGTRGGIGLFFKGEVHSEEEMAQRRALLLERQQKRSEELRRRKQWHEQDRENRPASLEDRRGSPSHTPPAGTTSPSPTPPATPARRGDFTREEYARRHQLRIMADLDKVLRQKPANPGRAAVKKTRSRPRSMTREESQLSQSPAKGTAGSKLTKVYSHSSLNLAAMADEPGNSGSNPTKKPPSHPASPLRCMSPSRLTNQNGDKDWETGSNGTSPVPEYTGPKLFKEPSFKSNKFIIHNALSRCCLAGKVNETQKNKIVEEMEKSPANHFLILFRDASCQFRGVYTMNPDTQELARLAGMGPRTISSVQVESIYKYSSDRKQFSAIPSKTMGMSVDAFTIPSHLWYGGGGGGGSRRASITKKAAVSK